A stretch of Deltaproteobacteria bacterium DNA encodes these proteins:
- a CDS encoding AI-2E family transporter, translated as MNLISNWFKHHFSDPQVVILALMLAIGAAGVLMLGDILAPVLASLIMAYLLEGLVDFLERRRIPRLLAVVFVFLLFTGFLLFLLLGLFPLLWRQIGQLVHELPNMISWVQRELMHLPERFPGFISERQVLDLIAALRSELSFLGQKVLSYSLASARSLFTILVYLFLVPLMVFFFLKDKKRILEWIGGFLPKERGMVSEIWHEVDTQIGNYVRGKCWEILIVWSASFLTFTLLKLQYAMLLSLFVGLSVLIPYFGAVFMVLPVASMAYFQWGWSSQFAYTVLAYTVIQILDGNVLVAILFSEVVNLHPVAIIVAVLVFGGTMGFWGVFFAIPLATLVQAILRAWTRKRKGPQASPDAISENPEGLEKEEP; from the coding sequence ATGAATTTAATCAGCAACTGGTTCAAACATCACTTCTCGGATCCCCAGGTGGTCATCCTGGCACTCATGCTCGCGATCGGCGCCGCAGGCGTCCTGATGCTCGGGGACATTCTCGCACCGGTGCTCGCCAGCCTCATCATGGCCTACCTCTTGGAAGGCCTGGTGGATTTCCTGGAGCGGCGCAGGATCCCTCGATTGCTTGCAGTGGTTTTCGTGTTTCTGCTCTTCACCGGATTTCTTCTCTTCTTGCTGCTCGGCCTGTTCCCTCTCCTCTGGAGACAGATCGGGCAACTGGTCCATGAACTTCCCAACATGATTTCCTGGGTTCAACGGGAATTGATGCACCTGCCTGAACGCTTTCCCGGTTTCATATCCGAGCGGCAGGTCCTGGACCTGATCGCCGCCCTCCGCTCCGAATTAAGCTTTCTCGGCCAGAAGGTCCTCTCTTACTCCCTGGCCTCCGCACGGAGCCTCTTTACAATACTCGTTTATCTTTTCCTCGTTCCGCTCATGGTGTTTTTCTTCTTGAAAGACAAGAAACGCATCCTGGAATGGATCGGGGGTTTTCTTCCCAAAGAAAGGGGGATGGTTTCTGAAATTTGGCACGAAGTGGACACCCAGATTGGAAACTATGTGCGGGGGAAATGCTGGGAGATCCTCATCGTTTGGTCGGCCAGTTTCTTGACCTTCACCCTTCTTAAACTGCAATACGCTATGCTCTTGAGTCTTTTTGTGGGCCTCTCCGTCCTCATTCCTTACTTCGGTGCCGTTTTCATGGTCCTTCCCGTGGCATCCATGGCTTACTTCCAATGGGGGTGGAGTTCTCAGTTCGCATACACGGTCCTGGCCTATACGGTGATCCAGATACTGGATGGAAACGTGCTCGTGGCCATCCTTTTCTCGGAGGTCGTCAATCTCCACCCCGTGGCGATTATCGTGGCGGTCCTGGTTTTCGGCGGTACCATGGGTTTTTGGGGAGTATTTTTCGCCATTCCATTGGCCACCCTTGTCCAGGCCATTTTAAGGGCCTGGACAAGGAAAAGGAAAGGTCCTCAGGCCTCCCCGGACGCGATTTCAGAAAATCCCGAAGGTTTGGAAAAAGAAGAACCTTGA
- a CDS encoding ubiquinone/menaquinone biosynthesis methyltransferase, with amino-acid sequence MTIMKKYPSVKEMSGSQQVQWVKDIFSTVTGKYDFLNHLLSLRRDIAWRRRCVEKMRFPMTRRLLDVATGTGDLAIEAVRRHPGIEAVGLDFVREMLEVGRRKAEMKGYGRCIRLLEADALQMPFRDNAFDVVAVAFGIRNIPEKIHALKEMRRVVVPGGQVLVLEFTLPKTPFFKPLYRVYLNALLPFLARFFSPNPGAYTYLADSVMNFPGPEAFKVLMKEAGLVRLSAYPLTLGVTWLYLGHKPG; translated from the coding sequence ATGACCATCATGAAAAAATATCCTTCAGTAAAGGAAATGTCCGGAAGCCAGCAGGTCCAATGGGTCAAGGACATCTTCTCCACCGTCACCGGAAAGTACGATTTCCTCAACCACCTCCTCAGCCTTAGAAGGGATATCGCTTGGCGGCGGCGTTGCGTCGAGAAGATGAGATTTCCCATGACCCGGCGTCTCCTGGACGTGGCCACGGGTACAGGGGACCTGGCTATCGAGGCGGTGAGAAGGCACCCCGGAATCGAGGCGGTGGGACTGGATTTTGTACGGGAAATGCTGGAAGTGGGACGAAGAAAGGCGGAAATGAAGGGGTACGGGAGATGTATCCGTCTTCTGGAGGCCGACGCCCTCCAGATGCCTTTCCGGGACAACGCGTTTGACGTGGTAGCAGTGGCCTTCGGCATCCGGAACATCCCGGAGAAAATCCACGCCCTGAAGGAAATGCGCCGGGTCGTCGTCCCGGGAGGCCAGGTCCTGGTTCTGGAATTCACCCTCCCCAAGACCCCATTCTTCAAGCCCCTATACCGCGTCTACCTCAACGCCCTCCTGCCTTTCCTGGCCCGTTTCTTCTCTCCCAACCCCGGCGCGTACACCTACCTGGCGGACTCGGTCATGAATTTTCCGGGGCCCGAGGCCTTCAAGGTCCTGATGAAGGAAGCGGGCCTTGTGAGGTTATCGGCCTATCCCCTCACCCTCGGGGTGACCTGGCTGTACCTGGGTCACAAACCCGGATGA
- the cobT gene encoding nicotinate-nucleotide--dimethylbenzimidazole phosphoribosyltransferase: MADKLDRTISSIKEPSREAMERARIRQDQLTKPQGSLGRLEEISIRLAGIQGRERPVIREKAVIVMAGDHGVIEENIVEWPQEVTAQMVLNFLNGGAGINVLSRHAGARVVVVDMGVATDIPPHPALLSRRIDRGTKNMALGPAMTKGQALAALETGIEVLEAEVKRGLDIVAAGDMGICNTTPSAAVCSVITGKPVREVTGRGTGIDEKRLEHKIRVIEKAISLNRPDPKDPIDVLCKVGGFEIAGLAGVMLGAAASGIPVVVDGFISGAAALVAAALAPGVSRYMFAGHVSTEPGHRAMMTHLNLEPILDLNMRLGEGTGAVLAFFIIEAAAKILSEMATFKEAGVSEKEE, from the coding sequence ATGGCCGACAAATTGGACAGAACCATCTCGAGCATCAAGGAACCCAGCCGGGAGGCCATGGAAAGGGCCAGGATTCGTCAGGACCAACTCACTAAGCCCCAGGGAAGCCTGGGAAGGCTGGAGGAGATTTCCATCAGGTTGGCCGGCATCCAGGGGAGGGAGCGGCCGGTAATAAGAGAGAAGGCCGTCATTGTCATGGCAGGCGATCATGGTGTGATCGAGGAGAATATCGTTGAATGGCCCCAGGAGGTCACGGCCCAGATGGTGCTCAATTTCCTTAATGGTGGTGCCGGTATCAACGTCCTTTCCCGCCATGCGGGTGCCCGGGTCGTGGTCGTGGACATGGGGGTTGCCACGGATATCCCGCCCCACCCCGCGCTCCTGTCCAGAAGGATCGACAGGGGCACGAAAAACATGGCCCTGGGACCGGCCATGACCAAGGGGCAGGCCCTGGCGGCCCTGGAGACCGGGATCGAGGTCCTGGAGGCCGAGGTGAAAAGAGGCCTTGACATCGTGGCCGCGGGGGACATGGGGATCTGTAATACCACCCCGAGCGCCGCCGTCTGCTCGGTGATAACCGGCAAGCCGGTAAGGGAGGTCACCGGCAGGGGAACGGGCATCGATGAGAAGCGCCTCGAGCATAAGATCAGGGTGATCGAAAAGGCTATCTCCTTGAACCGTCCCGACCCTAAAGACCCGATCGATGTGCTCTGCAAAGTGGGAGGGTTCGAGATTGCAGGCCTTGCCGGGGTTATGCTGGGAGCGGCTGCCAGCGGCATACCCGTCGTGGTGGACGGGTTTATTTCCGGGGCCGCAGCCCTGGTGGCCGCAGCCCTGGCTCCGGGTGTCAGCCGGTACATGTTCGCGGGGCATGTATCCACGGAACCGGGTCACCGGGCCATGATGACCCACCTCAACCTTGAGCCCATCCTGGACCTGAACATGCGCCTGGGAGAGGGGACGGGAGCGGTACTGGCCTTTTTCATCATTGAGGCCGCGGCGAAAATTCTCTCCGAGATGGCCACCTTTAAGGAGGCCGGGGTGTCCGAAAAGGAAGAATAG
- a CDS encoding vitamin B12-dependent ribonucleotide reductase, whose product MGQKRKIKEGEEKTFDLATYKWDDRVFSDLLTRENLLDSDQALNISRSLREEIRKRELQVLTIPLLERIIEDKLAEYGIGKATPLKLESAPFLRKEGPVLSENARTVLERRYLKKDAKGRVIETPEQMFRRVAKHIARAEEKYGHPERVPEMEERFYRLMTDFLFLPNSPTLMNAGRKLGQLAACFVLPVDDSMEGIFDALKNAALIHKSGGGTGFSFSRLRPKNSKVGTTGGVASGPVSFMKIFNTATEQVKQGGTRRGANMAVLRIDHPDIMEFISCKKDHKTLNNFNISVAVTDAFMEALSRDESYDLYDPRDNRKTGQLKAREVYEALVRHAWESGDPGVIFLDRINRDNPTPDLGAIESTNPCGEQPLLPMEACNLGSINLAKFIREGERGAAIDYGTLKETVHLAVRFLDNVVDMSLYPLPEIERMAKGNRKIGLGVMGFADMLYQLRIPYDSERALTVAEEVMSFIQEESHEASRILAEERGVFPNFEKSVFRKMKNARFRNATTTTIAPTGTLSIIAGCSSGIEPLFALHFVRRVMDNDELAETNPYFEKVAREMGFYSPELMEEIARAGSLRDIEGIPEEVKSVFVTAHDVSPEWHVRMQAAFQKYTDNAVSKTVNLPRDATPDDVRKVYELAYRLGCKGVTIYRDGSKSNQVLSVEKREEPGVGGVVPLVKERPETLEGFTTKIATGMGNLYVTVTEFEGRPFEVFATIGKSGKSTMAKTEAIGRLVSLALRSGITVDKIVDQLKGICGEYPVFQKDGMVLSIPDAISRVLERRYLKDRPKEGRRGKRENTLLGTGCPECGQPLSFAEGCMTCHYCGYSHCG is encoded by the coding sequence CTCGGATCAGGCCCTGAATATCAGCCGTTCCCTGCGAGAGGAAATCCGAAAAAGGGAACTCCAGGTCCTCACCATACCCTTACTTGAAAGGATCATCGAGGATAAGCTTGCGGAGTACGGTATCGGCAAGGCTACCCCCTTGAAGCTGGAAAGCGCTCCCTTTCTTCGAAAAGAGGGGCCTGTCCTCTCGGAAAACGCCCGGACGGTTCTTGAAAGACGTTACCTCAAGAAGGATGCCAAGGGCCGTGTGATAGAGACCCCGGAGCAGATGTTTCGAAGGGTGGCGAAACACATCGCCAGGGCGGAGGAAAAATACGGTCATCCGGAGAGGGTGCCGGAGATGGAAGAGCGTTTCTACCGGTTGATGACCGATTTCCTGTTTCTCCCCAATTCACCCACCCTCATGAACGCGGGTCGGAAGCTGGGACAACTGGCTGCATGTTTCGTGCTCCCTGTGGATGACAGTATGGAAGGCATCTTCGATGCCTTGAAGAACGCGGCCCTGATACACAAGTCGGGCGGTGGAACGGGTTTTTCCTTTTCCAGGCTCCGGCCTAAAAACAGTAAGGTGGGCACCACAGGGGGAGTGGCCTCCGGGCCCGTCTCCTTTATGAAGATCTTTAATACCGCCACCGAGCAGGTCAAACAGGGGGGCACCCGCAGGGGGGCCAACATGGCCGTCCTACGGATCGATCACCCGGATATCATGGAGTTCATCTCCTGCAAAAAGGACCACAAGACCCTTAACAATTTCAACATCTCCGTGGCCGTGACGGATGCCTTCATGGAGGCCCTGTCCCGGGATGAATCCTATGATCTCTATGACCCACGGGACAACCGAAAGACCGGTCAACTGAAAGCCAGGGAGGTCTACGAGGCCCTGGTCCGTCATGCATGGGAAAGCGGGGATCCCGGTGTCATCTTCCTGGACAGGATCAACCGGGACAATCCCACCCCGGATCTGGGGGCTATTGAGAGCACGAACCCTTGCGGCGAACAGCCCCTGTTGCCCATGGAGGCATGTAACCTGGGCTCCATCAACCTGGCCAAGTTTATCAGGGAGGGAGAAAGGGGGGCGGCGATCGACTATGGGACCCTCAAGGAGACGGTGCATCTCGCCGTTCGCTTCCTGGACAATGTGGTGGACATGTCTCTGTATCCTCTTCCTGAAATCGAGCGAATGGCCAAGGGCAATCGCAAAATCGGGCTCGGTGTAATGGGTTTTGCCGATATGCTTTACCAGCTTCGCATCCCCTACGACTCGGAGAGGGCCCTCACCGTGGCGGAAGAGGTCATGTCCTTCATCCAGGAGGAGTCCCACGAGGCCTCCAGGATCCTGGCGGAGGAGAGGGGGGTTTTCCCCAATTTCGAAAAAAGTGTTTTCAGGAAAATGAAGAATGCCCGGTTCAGAAACGCCACCACCACGACCATCGCTCCCACCGGTACCCTGAGTATCATCGCCGGGTGCTCCAGCGGAATCGAACCCCTCTTCGCCCTTCACTTCGTCCGCAGGGTCATGGACAACGACGAGCTGGCCGAGACGAATCCTTACTTCGAAAAGGTGGCCCGGGAGATGGGATTCTATTCCCCGGAACTCATGGAAGAGATCGCCCGGGCGGGAAGTCTCCGAGACATCGAGGGAATACCTGAAGAGGTCAAGTCGGTTTTTGTCACGGCCCACGACGTGTCTCCGGAGTGGCATGTCCGGATGCAGGCCGCCTTCCAGAAGTACACGGACAACGCCGTATCGAAAACGGTCAACCTTCCCAGAGATGCCACCCCCGATGACGTTCGGAAGGTCTATGAGCTGGCATACCGCCTGGGGTGCAAGGGTGTCACCATTTACCGGGACGGCAGCAAGTCCAACCAGGTGTTGAGCGTCGAAAAAAGGGAGGAGCCCGGGGTGGGTGGGGTGGTTCCCCTTGTCAAGGAACGCCCGGAGACCCTGGAAGGGTTCACCACCAAGATCGCGACAGGCATGGGGAATCTCTATGTTACCGTAACGGAGTTCGAAGGCAGGCCCTTCGAGGTCTTCGCCACCATCGGAAAATCGGGAAAATCAACGATGGCCAAGACCGAGGCCATCGGGCGCCTGGTCTCCCTCGCCCTGAGATCGGGCATCACGGTGGACAAGATCGTTGACCAACTAAAGGGGATCTGCGGCGAGTATCCGGTTTTTCAAAAGGACGGCATGGTCCTCTCTATTCCCGATGCCATCAGCAGGGTCCTGGAAAGGCGGTATCTGAAGGACCGGCCGAAGGAAGGCAGGCGGGGGAAGAGGGAAAACACTTTACTGGGCACAGGGTGCCCCGAGTGCGGCCAGCCATTGAGCTTTGCTGAGGGGTGCATGACCTGTCACTATTGTGGTTACAGCCATTGCGGGTAA
- a CDS encoding metal-dependent hydrolase: MGIQLTWYGHACFLVETDEAHLLIDPFLSGNPTAPIGPEEIQADYVLVSHGHGDHLGDTVDIARRTGATVISNFEIHNWLIGQGLEKVHPQHIGGGFDYPWGRVKLTIAHHGSGLPDGSYGGNPCGFLLYIQGKKIYHACDTGLFYDMKLIGEEGIDLAILPIGDNFTMGPEDALRAVKLIQPKQVIPIHYNTFDVIRQDPQAWKEKTEKETGIPVTVMNPGERIRL, from the coding sequence ATGGGAATCCAACTGACCTGGTACGGACATGCCTGCTTCCTGGTTGAGACCGATGAAGCCCATCTTCTCATCGATCCTTTCCTTTCCGGAAATCCCACCGCCCCCATCGGTCCCGAGGAGATCCAGGCGGACTATGTTCTTGTATCCCACGGCCACGGGGACCACCTTGGGGATACCGTGGACATCGCCAGGCGAACCGGAGCTACGGTCATCTCCAATTTCGAGATTCACAACTGGCTTATCGGACAGGGGCTCGAAAAGGTCCATCCCCAGCATATCGGCGGCGGTTTTGATTATCCTTGGGGCCGGGTCAAATTGACCATCGCTCACCACGGCTCGGGACTCCCGGATGGAAGTTACGGGGGGAACCCATGTGGTTTTCTCCTCTATATCCAGGGGAAAAAGATCTACCATGCCTGCGATACAGGTCTCTTCTACGACATGAAGCTTATCGGTGAGGAGGGAATCGACCTGGCTATCCTGCCCATAGGAGACAACTTCACCATGGGCCCTGAAGATGCGCTTCGGGCCGTAAAACTGATCCAGCCGAAACAGGTCATCCCCATCCATTACAACACCTTCGACGTGATTCGGCAGGATCCCCAGGCCTGGAAAGAGAAGACAGAGAAGGAGACGGGCATACCCGTAACAGTGATGAACCCGGGAGAGCGGATCCGGCTTTGA